The DNA region TCTATTAGATTGCAGTAATCGAGATCCAAATCTTCCAATGAGCGTAATCCGTCATTCACCTGAGGGAACACAAAACACACTCCATCTTCGAGGCCTACTTCTGATTTTCGTTTTCTAAAACTCAAGAATTTAAGCTTGTTCAACCGGGCAATGAAAGATGGAGGTGGTGAAATTAGAGTACAGCTGGCATCAAGCTTCTCCAAGTTTTCTAAATTCCCTATCTCTTCTGGCAAGCTTTCAAGTTTTGAGCAACAAGACACATCTAGCTCCACCAAGCTTTTCAACATGCCAATGCCTCTTGGAAGAGCTACAAGCTGTTCCGTAAAGCTCAAATCTAGCTTCGTAAGATGAGTTCCGGACTGAAAAAAAGATGATGATATTTCCCTTATCCCAGAGTCTGTCATCATAATCTCTAACTCCGGCTTCATTTTTCCCctgatttctggaaatttctctAAACTAGAGCAATCTCGTAGATCTAGAAATTCAAGAGATTCCATATTAACACATGGAAACCTCTTAAGTCTTGAGCAACGACCCAAATATAACTGAATGAGTTTTTCGCAATACCCCAGTGAATCGTCAACCTCTTTAAGATCTTCGCAACTGACCAGATTCAAATACTCCAAATTTGGCATCCCCATGAAACTCGGCAACTCCTTAAGCCTCTCGCAATCTAATAACTCCAAGGATTGAAGAGCACCGAGTTGGGATATGCTTCGAGGCAAATGCTCAAAATTATTTCCAGTGAGATACAACTTTTTCAAAGAGGACAAGGATCCAATGTCTTCCGGAAGTCCTCCATCTTTCATATTGCAGTAACTGAGATACAGTCGTTCTAATGAGCGTAATCCGTCATTCACCGAAGGAAACACAAAGCACACTCCATCTTCGAGGCCTACTCCATATTTTTGTTTGCTAAAACTCAAGAATTTAAGCTTGTTCAACCGGGCAATGAAAGATGGAGGTGGTGAAATTAGAGTACAGCTGGCATCAAGCTTCTCCAAGTTTTCTAAATTCCCTATCTCTTCTGGAAAGCTTTCAAGTTTTGAGCAATAAGACACATCTAGCTCCACCAAGCTTTTCAACATGCCAATGCCTCTTGGAAGAGCTACAAGCTGTTCCGTAAAGCTCAAATCTAGCTTCGTAAGATGAGTTCCGGACTGAAAAAAAGATGATGGTATTTCCCTTATCCCAGAGTTATTCCTCGTAATCTTTAACTCCGGCTTCATTCTTCCCctgatttctggaaatttctctAAACTAGAGCATCCTTGTAAACCGAGAAACTCAAGAGATTCCACATTAACACATGGAAACCTCTTAAGCCATAAGCAACCACTCAAATTGCACTGAATGAGCTTACCGCAATACCCCAACGAACCATCAACCTCTTCAAGACTCCAACAATATGACAGATTCAAATACTCCAAATTTGGCAACCCCATGAAATCTGGCGTTCGCATCAGGCTTTTAGACCAATTGAGATCTAGCCATCGTAGACAAGGAAAATGCTGCAATTAAGAAGAAGACAGAAAGAATGAATTATAGGAAAAGGAAGAAAGGGCAGGAAAAATAGTGATACTATCATAAAATTAGGGTTTTCATTTAGGTTATGAAAGGGCAAGTATTAGAGTGATACCGTTCCCATTCCTTTTTATTCTTTTCAGATTCTGTATATTTGAGCTTTGATTGCATCAAACGACTTTTATGttactattaaaaaaataatttacttccctcaaatgaaaaatgagtaACCTCATTTGGACTATCAGAGTCAACACAGTATTTTATGTGAAATTgcaaattaatttatatttttaatattttttcttGGTTTTTACTTACAATGTACATTTTAACCCAAATTTTGCATTTTTAAATTTATTCTTTAGCTataattgttatttattctaAGTAAATAGAAACATATTTTTATAATTCTTTTTTACTTGCAACGTAAAcaaatttatatcgaaaatatgactctattgtTTGTATTATTTTCGCATTAAAATTTACTAAAAATAATATAAACATTAAATTTTTAAAATGAACTTGTCATCTATCATACCCTGTCAGTATAACATATACCAGGTTGGTATCAAAGAGGACTGAGCTCGTTTTCAAAGGAATGCCGATCCACTATACCATATGGGTGTCAGAGAGGACTAAGGAGTATTTTCCTCTGAAGAAATTAACCAATCATCTATGATACTCTGTCAGCATATGAAatataccatgtgagtatcaCAGAGGACTGAGAattgtttgttttctttttgaattCTTAATCCTTTGTGATACCATgtaagtatatgatatataccatgtatgTATTGTAGATGATAGAATTGTATTTTTCTTGAAAGAATGTACCATTCCTCTAGATACACTGtcagtatatagtatatactccctccatttcaatttatgtgaactcatttgactagacacgacatttaagaaagagtgaagacttttgaaacttgtggtttgaaatcagtcttgaatatttgtgtggttgtaaatcaattcataaagtgaatttatttccaaattaggaaatagGTCATTCATTTGGTCACGGACTAAAcgggaaataggttcacataaattgaaatagtgaGAGTAATATATACGAGATCAATATATttttataccatgatggtatcatggaggactgttgAAGAGTGTTTGAAGGACTAAAACAGTCTTGCATGATACAATCTCAGTATATTTTTATAgcatgatggtatcatgaaggactatTGAAGAGTAGGACTGCAGTAGTCCTGCATGATAACATCTCAGTATATTTTTATACCCTGCTGGTATCATGGAGAACAGTTGAAGAATGTTTCATTGAAGGACTACAGCAGTCCTGCATGATAACATCTCAAGATATTTTTATACCATGACAGTGTCATGGAGGACTGGAGACTGTTTCATTCAAGGACTACAACaatccttcatgataccatcatggtatatatcATGCGCGTCATTCATTCATGATACCTTGTTAGTATGcgatatataccatgtggataTCATAAATAATTGAATTGTGTTTTTATTGAAAGAATGaaccaatcctctatgatactctCTCAGTATATGATacaccatgtgggtatcataaaggactgattaatatttttttgaaggaatgaatcaaTCTCCTATGATAccatgtcagtatatgatatataccatgtgaatATTATAGTTGATTGAATTGTGTTTTTATTGAAGGGAtgaatcagtcctctatgatactttgtccttatatgatatatatctggttggtatcatagaggattgagtgtTTTTCTTAAATAAATGAACCACAAGCCATGTATGATACCCTCTCAATATTATATACTATGTGGGTATCATAATATATTGTAAAAGTATAATTCAACTGCTACTAATTTGATATATTATGTGCtagaataaattattttttgagaataaaaaaatagaaaagataaTATATCAGTTATCCTTTTTATTGAAAAGGATAAAGAAGCCAAAAGGTTTGTAGAATTAGATTAtgaaaaacataaaaaataaaaataaattcaaaaagaaggaaaaataaatgaaaatcacctgaaattaaaaaagaaatacaaataaaaatagcaaaaacgtgaatgaaattagattatggagataaaaaaaatagataaaattaaaaaaggaacaagaaataaaaaaataaaaaaaataaaaaaatggaattaatttatggtgaaaaagaaaataaatatagtAGAAAAAACTAGAAgaacaaaaaaggagaaaaaagaaaagaataaaagaataaaagaaagaaaagaagataagacatagagaaataaaaagaaaaaagagataaTTATCTACAAAAGCTATAATGTGTATTATGGATAAATAATTTTGGGGGTATGAAAGTAAGGAGGACATGGAAGGTTAATTATTTTGTGTTTAGTGGGAATGGATGTTCGCTCCCTAATAAAAAATGATTTAGTCAAGGTAGTAGAGTTTCAATTGtgtgtttctttttatttctcgGAGCTAGGTTGGACCAATGGGGTTCATCCTTTCGGTAAAAAGTTGCATtatatatacaattttttttatgtatatatagtaactGTTGAACTCCCTTGACTTTTTTGTGTGTTCAACATTCCCCACTTGTCCGACTGTTGCTGAGCAGTTTTTGGATATCAAACGGACCTCCCCAGAAGATTCTTTATATTTTTAAACCCCCTACTTAAATATCATGGTTCCGCCACTGAATATCATGAATAtttattttaacattatatttttttctttttcaggcAAAGCTTGTAGATAAAATTAGTTGAAACTTCATTACTTTtactaaaatattttttttagaaataaTGGAGCTCCAACAGGTTTATTGCAAAATTTGGTCCTAAACTTAAAACGCTTAAAAAGataatttatttcaaaaaaatacCACGTGGCAGCGTGGATCTCAATCTTAGACTCGCCACGTAGATAAATGATAGCAAGTAGATTAATGAAGATAATACAAGTTCAGGTTTGTATCAAATAAAACATACCAAATTTAGAGGAGTTTTAGTATTCTACCTAAAACAAAAAACGATGttaaatttatttagaaataaCAGAAGAAAATTGTAGCCAAATAGAAAAATATTTGTCTCATTAGAGAAGTATAATATAGCATGGAAAAAATAAAGTGATGAAATTCGAAAAATAATGTAGGAAAGCTTAAATATCACTCTAGAAAATAGTTGTATAGAATGAACTCCTTATGTTAGCAAGTATTCCTTATGTCCCGCTACATACAAGCTTTTGGATGAGATTCAAATCTTGCTAGGGAAATATGGAACGAGCTAGCTTCTTAGTTAAAATTATAATAGGAAAATTTGGGAGATAAAATGACATAAAGATCTTATAGTAGTAGAAAATAAGAGAACGACCCAAAATATAATATAAAGTACATTAATTTGAGTTTAAGGAActgataactttttttttaattctagAAAATGGTTGCAGAAAATGAATTCAATTTGTTTTAATTAAGTATATTGCTTCCACTATTCTCTTTCTCTATTCTCTAATATAAGAAGCTACACTTAACAGCTTGAGGACTCTATTTCATCAACATGCTTGCTTGGCAATTTGGAGGGTAGTTATGGTATTTCTGAAAAAGTTGTGCTTTTTAGTGTTGCACATAGTTGAATAGAAATTTGTACTACTCTCCCAATTGACTCTAAACCCATATGCATTTCTATTTTATTTCAAATGCGTCCCTAGCTGTAAAATTGTGTGTCCCTTTTTTATAGCTACATTTTGCCCTTGATTGTTGAATTTCTTTCAGTATTTGTTTGTTGACATTTTAGTAAATAAGGACAAGTTTGAGTGCTTTTCAAGTTCCTAGAAAAGGTCATCTGCTCAAGGTCACGTGCTAGGAAATCAATCAGTGGCCATATGGGGAGATATGGGACCCACAGTACTATActtattccattttttttctgTGTTCTTCCAAGTTTAATACTCTCCCTATTTGCTTTAAACATTTCAAACCCATAATGCATTTACTTTATATTTTGAAAACTAcaaaaatatatatgttgttttcaACATTTTTTCTGGAATCAAAATATAACAAGATGATATCAAATTTGGAATTAAGGGTGCAACGTcaaaatcataactcaagttgACATTATCATAGAACAACAATGAAAAAAAAGGAGGAGAAGAAGTAGAGCCTCATAATATCATGTTGAGTTTATAGCAGTAAATTGACTATTTTTCTATAGTTGTAGTTATTGGCATCTCTTAACTCCTCAATTGTCTCAAGTGAATAACCAAGAATCGAAATAACTAATTGGTTCACTTGAAAAGCAAATTTGCTTTATTGTCTCTTCATCATCAAATTACTATAAGATCAAACTTATCAAGTTGTATACTGTTGATACCAGAACTAAATGTAAGAACATAAAATGCAAAAAACAATAATATTTTGTTAGGCTTGTGCTACGCATGGGCTTTTCATATCTAGTCTACAACATAAGATATAGTTCATACTAGGAATTTTTTACCTAGATAGCACCTTAAACTTGGTACATTTTGTAAGTTAGACACTTAAACTTAGATAATAACTGGATAGACACTTGAACTTGAAAAATGTGTATCTTGTAGATTACCTCACCCTAGCACGGGAGGTCATGTGTGTTTCACACTTACTTTTGTTTCTTTTTAGAATTTTTTTATGGACTCATGACCTTAACCATTTTATAAAAACACTTCACTGCCGATTGAGGAACTTGGATACAGAGAAAGCAACTAGCACTTTTTTGGAAAACATTCAATAATAAATGATTAATTTGTTAAAGTAAACAAAAGCTTATATCTAGAGATGAATTTTTGGATTGAAAAAGAAACTGGAACCAAAAATATGAAGCAATAGCAGATTGTGGCCACCTTCAAATTGCCGGAAACTATGGCAAATTGCGTGTTCTCCGGCCATCTCGGAAACCATGATAGATTGCCTGAGGAATTAATTGTTGCTTCAAAGCTGAAGAAGATTTAAGGTGGAcatcatgattaagttgattttacCTCCCACTGATTTCTAATAGAACCTAGAATAAACATGAATATGAATAATTACATGCGGATGAAGAAAGAAAGAGACAAGGACTGGATTTGGGAGATTGGTGAGAacgtttttcctttttattttttattttatattgtctATTTTTTTTAGATATAAGTTATTTTTCCTTTAAATTACAAGTGTCAATACCTGATTGGTTCAATTGATATGTGAGATGCAGTTGCTTTCACGCGTTTGGTCTCATAGACATGGGTATTTAAAAGATACACTTATATCAAGTTTAAGTCTCTATTCGGTCACTATGTAAGTTTAAGTACTTATCTTACAAAAGATGCTAAGTTGAAGGTGGAGCTATCTAGGTATTTAGCCTAATCCGTATTTAAAATTGAGCTTTTGAGTTAAGATGTTGATAGGAAGATTTGGAAAAAGACTTAAAGATCTTATAATAATCTGAGAACAATTTAAAATAATATATGACACATTAATTTGGGCTTTGGAATTAATACATTTttcgttccaatttatgtgacggTATTTGACCCATCAAAAACTTTaagaaagatttttgaaacttgtagttTAAAACAAATCATAAAATTTGAgtagctataaatcatctcattaaggattTGTTCAATATAGAAAGTTTTCAATCTTTTGGGACAACTAAAAAAAGAAAGCATAAATAACTTTTTTTCATTTAAGCATGCATCATAATTCTAGAACAAGCTAAAAACAAAAGAATCTCAAATAAAACGGGACAAAAGTAATAATCTTTGCTCAATATCACTAAATTAAAGGACAACAACAGCAAAAGAAATTGCAAAATACACAAATAGGCATTTAAAGTTGATACTAACTACTGCCAGATGGATATTTTAACTCTCCAAATGACCATATAGACATTTCTCACATTTATAAGTGTGAATCGTGCACGAGTGTGCACGATAGTCCTCACGCGTGAATTTCAATCCCTATGCCATTCTAAATGAATCAAAGGTTTAAAAACACACATCAACTCCAcaagtatcactttttttttttagtttcctaTTTGAACTATCAAGTGtgagagtttcctacctaaactactACCGACTAGTTAGCAAAATACACCTCCATTATTCACTTTTCCTACCTGAAAGCCGAGGTAGGAAAAGTAAACAACTGATAGTTGATGTGTGTCTTTCTAACTAGTtgatgatagtttaggtagaaaaCTCTTACACATGATAATCCAAGTAGGAAACTAAAAAAAAGTGATACTTGAGGTGTATTTTTGACTCTTAACTCTAAAGGCTACGAAGGAAAGAGCTgcaatttctttaattaaaaattaaaaaaaaaaaactaccacTCTTATTTCTTCGTCTCACAAATCAGAAACCACCCCTCTCACCAATCTCTCCCTATTTGAAGTTGATTAATACATCACCCAGCGTGAAGCAATTGAATGTCACGCGTGTTGCCAGGTGAGATTGGGGTATTCAAAAGACACACTTGTATTAATAAAAGGTGTATATATTGTCTAGTTAAGATATCTATCGGACGGTTGTTAACTTTGAGTGTTTATCTATGTATTTgatcaaaagaaaaataaaattaaattcaGTTATTGTACCTTTCTTCCAGCCCATAAATGACGCAGCGAGCTTTCCGTGAGATTAAGATGAACAAGTCTGTTGGGTTCAAAATTTTCTGGCAATGACTTCCAAGGATACTCATGACAATCAAACCAACGCAAGCTATTGGGCAGGTACTCAATGGAGTCACTGTGTGATTCAGTACCCTCGATGTGTAATATTCTAAGCCTTCTCATATTTTCCATGGCTTTTTTCGTAAAGCATAGGTCGCGAACATCTTCTACCCAGATTGCTTCCATTGCTTTTGTCCCCTGATAAAAGGATCATTAGTccacaaaatatttttaaaatctgTATAGAATTCGCATGCCAATATGACTACTTTCTCACTCCTCGCAATGCCAAATTTCATCATGTTTTGTATTATTTATTACTGCACTTCAAGTACTTGAAAAGCACCGTTAAATTATTTAGAGAAAAGTATTTGTTAGGTCCTCATTAAGAAATATGTTGTTTAAAAGTAATACTTTGTGCAATTAATTCTATAATCCTATTTTCTAATAATAAATTTTTTAAGAAGTTCTTTTGAGTCAAATTGAAAATATTCACGCTGTGATAGAACAAACATGTAATTGAAACAATACCAATAATTGAAATCTTTCTAGTAAAAAATAATCAAGTGAATTCTGTACGGAGGATTGGTAAGGTAAGTTTTGACCTTCCTTGCTTGTGTTTTTTAATTTGAGGAATTTTATTAATAAAAGTTATTCATTGTAAGTATCTCGGTGATATTAGCTGTAAAAAAAAATACCGATTGAGATATTATGTATAAGATGTCGTACAAACTTCAAATTAATCCAAAGAATGAAATAAACAGATTAAGTGGCTGCTAGATCAATTCATGGCTgaataacataagataaatgAATTAGGCAGCGCAAGTTAAAGTGGCTACTTGATGAATTAAGCAGCGCTAGGTAATTAATGTTTCTTTTGCTTCTCCTATGAAAGTAACAACTAAAGTGGTGTACCTAAAGAATATGAAGCAAGAGAAACTAAAAACTCTGTCGTCGGAATATAAGGAATAGAAATTGAAAATTATTGCATTGTTTAGCCTACTAACCGTATTGTCGACCATCACTTCTTCAAAATCTTCAGCGAGCCACAGTCTGCTGCGTTCGCCCGGATCCTTTTGCAGTTCCACTATGTATTTACTCATATCTTGTATTACATCATGCATTTGAATGTTATCATAGTCATCGATGAACACTAGAGATCTGTCAATTAGGACCCTCAATCCGATATTTGCTCCAGAATGACAGCTCTCAAGAATTTCCATGATGTAATCTGTTTGTTCCCCTCGTAAGAAGCATGCTATATCTAGAAATATATCTTGTTGTGTGGTCCCAAGTCCATCATAGCTAATTTTGAGCTTTTCATGGATTTCTTTTTCAGAGTTAATTCTCATGTCCTTTATAGCACTTATCCACTCATTTATGTCCCTATTACGTAAGAACGAACCCCACACTTTCAGGGCTAAAGGAAGGCCTTCAGCATGACTTACCACCTCCAACGTCAGCTCGACAAAACGCTCATCCAGAACTTCTCCCTCGAAAGCATATTGATTGAACAATTGAATAGCTTGATGTTCAACTAATGTAGTCACTTCATATAATATATCCTTACTCCCCATCAAATGCTTGTCTCTAGTGGTTGCAATAATCCTACTACCCTTGCCCAACCAATCAAGATCCCCTGCTAGGTAATTCAATTGGTCTCTGTGATCTATGTCATCAAGCACAACTAAAACCTTCTTTGACCGAAGTCTACGAGCCATCAGGTGCTTCCCTTCCTCCTTGTTATTAACACAATTTTCTTTTTCCCCTACCAGTTTAGAGAGAAGGATATTTTGCAGAGAGTGTATTCTATGATTGTTTGCTTTAATGTCCTCAAGGAAACAAGCATCTTTAAATTTGGACGagagtgtattataaaaaataGTCTTTGCTATTGTTGTTTTCCCGATTCCCCCCATACCCCAGATCCACACAATCCGAACATCATCAATTTCCATCTCTAATAGGGATTCGATTTCCTTTAATTGAGTGTCTACTCCCACAACTTTGTCCAAATAAGATACTGAAGTCTTGCATATGGACGAAATTTTAGCAATAATATCCTTAATACAGTCTGATTCAACCCTACAAATATATACAGACAAAAACGTCAAGAATAAGAAGTACCACATTGTAGAGTCCATAATTATGATAAAAAGGACTATGCACGTAAACCAAACTCtagaagaaccaatcaaaatATTATTTACCTAACAATGTCATTGAGTAATAAAGTTGATAGGAGCTATGCCTTCTTACAGATAGAAACGTATATAATCAACCATCATTCTATTTTCAGAAAATACGAATAAGTTATTTAAGATTCTGTCTGACTTATTTTTGATAGTAGAATATAATTATGTGTAGCTAGTCTTCATAAAttattccctccgtttcaatttatgtgtgtTTAACTCACCCGCCATGGAATACTACAGATCCTACTAGATTTGAGGCATCAGTTAGGGCCGTCCTCCATCCTCGCATTTTCTGCATCCCCTCAGCATCATCCTTATACTTTTTTTCATGTTTGGCAAATGCTACTGCAAAGCTATCACTTTGGTTTCGAACTTCTGTTGCATCCACATCATAGAAGATCGGTATGACTATTTGTCCATTTTTGTCCTTGCATTCCATGAtcttcactaattcattcaagcACCATCTTGATGTAGCATAATTCTTCGAGAAAATGACGAGGGAAACTTGAGACTCTTCAATAGATTTCAAGAGCTCTTGTGGGATCGAATCGCCAAGCTCTAGCCTTTTATCATCTTGAAAGGTGATTATTCCCCTGTTTTTCAAACCCTCATACAAGTGACCCGTAATTGTTTTACGAGTATCTTCACCTCTAAAACTTAGAAAGACATCATACTTCCATCGAGGAGAGTATTTTGAACTACTATCCAAAGAAGAAGATGACGCCATGGATTCAATTgtatgtctgaaaaagaaaacacCAACTGTGTGGATAGATTATAGTTGTGGTAATAAGGTGAAATAGAAACAAAATGAAAGATAGATTGTTTCTGTGAATTAAGCAGCAAATAGAAACAAAATGAAAGATAGATTGTTTCTGTTAATTAAGCAGCAAATAGAAACAAAATGAAAGATGGTTGTTTCTGTGAATTAAGCAGCTTCTTAATGCTTTACTCCACTTGTGATTagaattattattgttattaagaTTTTCTTTGAACTTTAATAGAAGGAAGTAGGAAATTACTTCAAAGCCCACCCACCCTCCCTGCACCAAAATTCCACTTTAATATGTACACAATGGAAGCtacaaattaattataaaaaaaaaaaaaaaaaaaaaaaaaaaaaaggaacattaGCATGCCTATCTTGTGAATCACTATTAGAAATAGAAAAAGTGAATCACTATTAATAAAAATAATCTAAATAAAACAGATAAAAACTGAAACCTTTTCTTTGTACAGAAGGCAAGAATGTTACTTTTCCAAAAGCAAAATAGTTAATGCTTAATAAAGCAGCATCAGGGTTTCTTTATGTAAATTACCTTGTAATAATTCTCTACAGAATATTTGAGCAAAGAGTTTGAGCTGTACATTCGGTTTTGTGCAGATGCAAAGGGAAGACAAAAAGAGGTGGGTCAAACAAATGAGTCAATTTGGAATTGTAGAAGAAGTTTAACAATAGAAAACAAAGGCTTGCAGTCCTCATGTTCTCCTAATCCAATTCTCTCTCACCCATTAATTAACTAATTGGACAAAAATTTCCAAAACCCCATTTCTATGGGTGAAAAACCCAATTCCTGTCATACTCCCTCCCTGTCCCTCATTTTACCTCTCTTTTTGGCTTTTACCATGTTTATTAGTACTtcccgtctcaaattatctgtctcaaattatctgtcatggttattaaaaataattatatcaaactatttatcattttagaagtttaaaaaataattaattatttttttctcattttgctCTTAGTAAAATTAAACTCAGTTTGTTATATATAAAATGTTGAATTCTTTTAGCATAACGGAATATTAGATCAAATCAGATAAACTTACCATGGTTAAGTAATTTAATGAGGAGGTAATTTATATGAATTAACCATGATTAAATGAAAATAATGCACATGCAAAAAGTGGCATATATCTATTAGTTTGGTGTAAAAATTAGATGCATAATATTTCAACAAATACGAAAAGTTTGTATGAAGAAGGGGTCTACtccaattgaattgaattattgCTATTGGGACCTAGTCAAGTGTTATATACGGAAAATGGGATACGTTTTTTGAATAACTATTATTCATTCATAAGTAGTAGGAAATTTGTGTGAACTGTAATAGAAGACCCACCTCTCCATCCTCTATCCAGAGTAATATGTACACAATAGACAGCTCAGAGTACAAGCAGATGAAGCTGCAAAGAAAAAGAAGGGTAATGACCTATCAATAAGAGTACTAATTGATGGATGGAAAGTGAAAACAAGAAGGTGGGTCCATGAATGAGTCAATTTGGAATAGAAGAACAGAGGAAGAAGAAATTTAACAAAAATTACCTTGGGATAGAAAGTTGTTGAAATGTATAGTCATGAAAAAATCCCCAATTTTGATATATGGTGCTGATTGAAGGCTTTCTATCTGTCTTCTTATTCTTGTAGCTATGCCCATTAGCTAATTAATTGGACAACCATTTCCAAAACCCCATTTCTAAGGGTAAATCCCCAATTCCCATAATACTCCCTCCCTCTCCCTCATTTTACTTCtcttttagggcctgtttggaaagccatccacgtaattggaattgagtgtaattgggtgtaattacacagtttggcctgtttgtttgaccaggtaattacacagttaggtgggaattgggtgtaattgacagggtgtaattacactctccaattctcaagggggggctgagaattgggtgtaattacaccctgtaattacagggttactttttagtctgtttatttttttactttaattcattttttttattttaaatatttttttatttcttttttatttttacttttttattatttttatttttttaaatgtatttttctttttatattatttatttttcattttctttcttttcattcccaacctttacttcttgtgattccatgtaattactcgtattttttttatttttattttattcatttagcataaccgtgttattattct from Lycium barbarum isolate Lr01 chromosome 10, ASM1917538v2, whole genome shotgun sequence includes:
- the LOC132614279 gene encoding TMV resistance protein N-like translates to MASSSSLDSSSKYSPRWKYDVFLSFRGEDTRKTITGHLYEGLKNRGIITFQDDKRLELGDSIPQELLKSIEESQVSLVIFSKNYATSRWCLNELVKIMECKDKNGQIVIPIFYDVDATEVRNQSDSFAVAFAKHEKKYKDDAEGMQKMRGWRTALTDASNLVGSVVFHGGVESDCIKDIIAKISSICKTSVSYLDKVVGVDTQLKEIESLLEMEIDDVRIVWIWGMGGIGKTTIAKTIFYNTLSSKFKDACFLEDIKANNHRIHSLQNILLSKLVGEKENCVNNKEEGKHLMARRLRSKKVLVVLDDIDHRDQLNYLAGDLDWLGKGSRIIATTRDKHLMGSKDILYEVTTLVEHQAIQLFNQYAFEGEVLDERFVELTLEVVSHAEGLPLALKVWGSFLRNRDINEWISAIKDMRINSEKEIHEKLKISYDGLGTTQQDIFLDIACFLRGEQTDYIMEILESCHSGANIGLRVLIDRSLVFIDDYDNIQMHDVIQDMSKYIVELQKDPGERSRLWLAEDFEEVMVDNTGTKAMEAIWVEDVRDLCFTKKAMENMRRLRILHIEGTESHSDSIEYLPNSLRWFDCHEYPWKSLPENFEPNRLVHLNLTESSLRHLWAGRKHFPCLRWLDLNWSKSLMRTPDFMGLPNLEYLNLSYCWSLEEVDGSLGYCGKLIQCNLSGCLWLKRFPCVNVESLEFLGLQGCSSLEKFPEIRGRMKPELKITRNNSGIREIPSSFFQSGTHLTKLDLSFTEQLVALPRGIGMLKSLVELDVSYCSKLESFPEEIGNLENLEKLDASCTLISPPPSFIARLNKLKFLSFSKQKYGVGLEDGVCFVFPSVNDGLRSLERLYLSYCNMKDGGLPEDIGSLSSLKKLYLTGNNFEHLPRSISQLGALQSLELLDCERLKELPSFMGMPNLEYLNLVSCEDLKEVDDSLGYCEKLIQLYLGRCSRLKRFPCVNMESLEFLDLRDCSSLEKFPEIRGKMKPELEIMMTDSGIREISSSFFQSGTHLTKLDLSFTEQLVALPRGIGMLKSLVELDVSCCSKLESLPEEIGNLENLEKLDASCTLISPPPSFIARLNKLKFLSFRKRKSEVGLEDGVCFVFPQVNDGLRSLEDLDLDYCNLIDGGLPEDIGSLSSLKKLSLVGNNFEHLPRSIAQLGALEYLELLDCKRLKELPCFMGMPNLEYLNLGNCDDLEEVDDSLGYCEKLIQLYLGRCSRLKRFPCVNVESLEFINLRDCSSLEKFPEIKGRSKLGLKIKMKDSGIREIPSSFFQSGAHLTKLDLSFMKNLVVVPRGIGMLKSLVVLNVSSCSKLESLPEEIGDLENLEKLDASCTLISPPPSSIARLNKLKFLSFRKRKLEVGLEDGVCFVFPQVNDGLRSLEDLDLDYCNLIDGGLPEDIGSLSSLKKLSLVGNNFEHLPRSIAQLGALEYLELLDCKRLKELPGFMGMPNLEYLNLGNCDDLEEVDDSLGYCRKLIQLYLGCCSRLKRFPCVNVESLEFLNLRDCSSLEKFPEINGRSKLGLKIKMKDSGIREIPSSFFQSGTYLTKLDLSFTKHLVALPGSIGMLKSLVELDVLDCSSLEILPAEIGDLESLEKLDASCTLISRPPSSISRLNKLIFLSFRKHISEVGLEDGVCFVFPSVNDGLRSLERLYLSYCNMKDGGLPEDIGSLSSLKELYLNGNNFENLPRSISQLGALRILDVSDCMKLTQLPEFP